Genomic window (Candidatus Dormiibacterota bacterium):
GCAGCCCGTGCTCGTCCCAGAACGCCCGCTGCACGGGGTGCAGCTCGGTGCCGGATGCCAGCCCCTCGATGGTGGTCACGGCGCGGCCGCCCGCCTGCACCGCGAACATGCTGCACGACTTCACCGCCATGCCGTCGAGCAGCACGGTGCAGGCTCCGCACTGGCTGGTGTCGCAGCCGACGTGGGTCCCGGTGAGCCCGGCGACCTCACGGAGGTAGTGCACGAGAAGCAGTCGCGGCTCCACCGCATCCTCGTGCGGGACGCCGTTGACGGTGACCGTGACGCTCTGTCTCATCTGCACTCCTCCCGGTGATCGGCTGCAACGATCGGTCTCCGGAGGCCGGGTTCACCTCGACCT
Coding sequences:
- a CDS encoding (2Fe-2S)-binding protein, coding for MRQSVTVTVNGVPHEDAVEPRLLLVHYLREVAGLTGTHVGCDTSQCGACTVLLDGMAVKSCSMFAVQAGGRAVTTIEGLASGTELHPVQRAFWDEHGLQCGFCTPGFIMATAYLLDQNPSPSDDQIRKGLEGNLCRCTGYENILRAVRAAGRATATKAAVEAAVDEVTPPSPQPVGVGG